CGTCGAATTCCGCAAACTCGGGGCGAAGTCCCAGGCCGCTTTGCGGAATGACGCCGATTCCGCGCCATGCGCGATCGACCACCTGGAACACCCGCTCGATCTGTGCTTTGGCTGCGGGATTTCCTTCCGGCCGAACCGAGCGGCGGTACTGGATGGTGACCTCTGCCTGATTGCGTTCCAACTGTTCGACGCACATCGTCAGCCCCTGGAGGAGATCCAGCGGCTCGAAGCCGGTCACGACAATGGGCACGCGGTAGCGCCGAGCGATTGGCTCATATTCGGCTGTTCCCATAACGGTGCAGACGTGTCCGGCTGCCAGAAATCCGCGTACCTGACACTGGGGAGAACTGAGAATGGCCTCGATGGCTGGGGGAACGCGGACATGGGCAACCAGCACGGAGAAGTTTTTCAGGCTCCATTGGGCGGCCTGCCAGACGGCCATGGCGTTGGCCGGTGCCGTGGTCTCGAACCCCACGGCAAAGAAGACCACCTCTCGCTGAGGGTTCCGGCGAGCAAGGGTGACGGCATCAAGGGGTGAATACACCACCCGCACGTCACCGCCCTGAGCTTTCACGCGGAACAGATCACTCCGCGAGCCCGGTACCCGCAGCATATCGCCGAAGGAACAGAAAATGACGCCGGGCAGGGACGCGATGGCCACCGCGCGATCGATGAGCTCGATGGGCGTGACACACACCGGACAGCCCGGCCCATGAACGAGCGTGATTTCTCTGGGGAGCAGCTCATCGAGGCCAAACCGCAGAAACGAATGTGTCTGGCCTCCGCAAATTTCCATGATGGTCCAGGGGCGCGTGACGGTTCCGCGGAGCCGCTCCAACCAGGCCTTGACGGCCTGTGCATCGCGAAATTCGGCAAGATATTTCATGACGACGTTTCCGTTTCCTCTGAAACCGGCGGCCAGGGGGATTCTTCTCCAGCGGCTTCCATCTCTCGGAGCAGAGCAAGTTGCTCCATGGCCTCGGCCTCATCCAGCCGGCTGATGGCGAAGCCCACGTGGACGATCACATACTCCCCCACTTCCGCCTCCGGAACGTACGCCAGGCAGATTTCCTTGGCGATGCCGCCGAAATCGACCTGGGCATAAGGAAGCCCTTCGCGGTCATATTTTTGAATGATTTTTCCTGGCACACCCAAGCACATGTGAAACTCCTCAACCTGAGCTGGCAGGCACACTTTCCGGCTTCTGATATCAATCTTTTTCGTTGGAATCTTTGTTAACGTTTTCCGCAACACCGCCCCGCCCGGGGATGAAATCCCCTTGGAGGGCCCGCCGGGTCAACCAGATTTGGCCGAGGGCCAGGCCACCATCTCCGGGTGGGATTCGGCGGGCAAACCAGGGCGTCACCCCGCGAACACGACAGGCAGCGGCCAACAACCGCCGAAGAAGTTGATTCTGAAAGCAACCGCCGGAGAACATCAACCCCTGGACGTTGAATTGTTCTGCCACAGTCAGGACCGCCTCAACCAGTTGCCGATGGAAGTCGAGGGCCAGCCGCTCGCGGGGAACCCCCGCGCGAAGACCGGCCACAAGCGATTTCAGTACGGGCTGCCAGTCCAGCACGATCGGCCTGCCCTTTGTGAGAGCGAATCGATGAACGCTCGGCATGAACGCGTCGCCAGGCACCTCACCAGCGGCGCGAGGATTGGGGCCCCGGGTTCCACTGGAGAGTGGCCCGGCTGAGGAGAAGTAAACCTGCTCGGCGGAAAATTGCAACGCCATGGCCGCCTGGCCTTCGAAACTGATCCGCGCCCCTAGACCCAGCAGCGCCGCCACGGCGTCGAAAAGGCGTCCCATGCTGGAGGTCTGCGGGCACTGGATGCCGCGTGCCACGGAGTGAAGGAGGATGCGGGCCTCGGTTTCCGTGAACAGGTTTCTTAATAATCCGTCCGGGCTGTCCAGCTCGCGCTCCGCCATTCCACATGCCGCGAGGAGCCCCAAGAGCGAACGGCGCGGCTGGCGAACGACGACTTCCCCACCGGGGAGCGGGAACGGACGCAGATGCGCAACCCTCTGGAACGACCGCCCGTCAAAGAGGAAAAACTCACCGCCCCAGACGGTCCCATCAATTCCGTAGCCCGTGCCATCCCAAATGACACCCAGGAGTGGTACGGGCAGTGGCCGGGTGGTTCGTTGTTCAATTTCCAACGGGCCAGGCTGTGGCGCAAGGACCCCGTCAAAGGCAGGATCGCTCCGAGGCGTTTCCCACTCCGCCAGGCAGGCCGCAAAGTGGACCACATGATGCTGCCAGCGAAAGAGCGGGGCCTTGAGACGGCAGGCGAACTCCTCAGCCACCCGCGTCGAGGCGTAGTCCGGGTGAAGATCGCACGCCACCACTTCCGGCACGGCCTGAAAGAACCGTAACAGGTCTTCCACAGCCCGGCGGTGCGCTTCCCACGCCAGAAGATTGTCCAGGTCCCCGACATGGGCACTCAAGATGGCCTGGTCCTCCAGGGCGAGACCGACGACGTTCTTGAGATGTCCACCCGTGGCCAGAACGACCGGCCCCTTGGCGGCCAGGCGGATCGGACGGGGGGCGAATCCTCTGGCGCGACGAATAAGAAAGATGTCGTCGGGCTCTCCCTCCGCCATAACCGAATCATCCACGGGGCGGACGATCGGCCGGTTGTGGACCAGGAACACATCAGCGATCTTCCCCAATCGCTGGAAGGCCTCGTCATTCGCGATGGCCATGGGCTCTTCCGTCAGGTTGCCGCTGGTGCAGACGATGGGACGACCCACGGCCTCCATCAACAGATGATGGAGGGGCGTGTATGGAAGCATGACACCGAGATAAGGATTTCCCGGGGCCACCGCTTCGGCGACAGGACAGACGCCATTCTCGGGCCGGAAGTCCTCGGCTGGGCTCGTAGTTGCTTGGTTACGCCGCTCGTCTGAGGATGTCAATGGAGCATTGCCGGTCGCCGGTTTGCCTGTGTGGTCGGTCAAGTTGTGCCGTCGGCGAAGCAGGACGATAGGGGCAGTGGGAGATCGCAACCACCGCCAAACGGCCTCAGATGGCTCCTCGCACACTTGCCGAAGCATCTCTTCGGTCATCATGAGTGCGAAAGGTTTATCTGGTCGCCGTTTTCGCTGGCGGAGCGTCTGCACAGCGGCTTCGTTCCCGGCATCGCAGATTAACTGGAATCCCCCCAGCCCTTTCAAGCCCAGGACTTGGCCCTCGCGAATGGTCTGGGCGGCGAGGCGGATGGCGGTTTCCCGTTCGGCGAGCAGTTCGCCTGAGGCACTCCGTAATTCCACGTGGGGACCACACGCCGGACAGGCGACGGGCTGAGCGTGAAAGCGACGATCCGCGGGGTTGTGGTATTCGCTTTCGCACTCCCCGCACATGGGGAAAATCTTCATCGAGGTGAGCGGCCGATCGTACGGGACGCCCTCGATGATGGACCAGCGCGGTCCACAGTGGGTGCAGTTGATAAATGGGTACTGATACCGGCGGTCGGCAGGATCACGAAGTTCGGCGAGGCACTCGGCACAGGTGGCCAGGTCCGGCGGGATTGTCGGCTGGCGGACGCCGCCCTCCCGGCTGGGAAGAATTTGAAACGTCGGTTCCTCCGGAGCAAGCGGCGGAAGTTCCGTTTTTTCCAGCGTTTCGTAAACGACCCCCGCCGGCCGGTGATGCAGGAACTCTTCCCAGAAAGGCATGAGTTGATTCCGGCTCCCCTGAACCTCCAGCGTGACCCCGTCCGACGCGTTGCGCACCCACCCGGTCAGCCCGTGCTTTCGCGCAGTGCGGTAGACAAACGGGCGAAAGCCGATCCCCTGAACAACGCCGGTCACGTGAATCCGCCACCGAGCGAGGCTGGTCGCGGCAGTCGCTTCGGTTGTTGAGTCGCTCAATCGGTGCTCGGGGACGGGCGAGGCCATAAAAGAATAAGATGAATGGAATTCCGCTGGTTCCAGGTTTTACCGTGTGGCCCATGGGGGCAATTTGACCGGCAGTCCTGGGAAGCCTGGCCAATTATTCCTATCCTGAAATGTAATCAAAGAGCGAGGAAATCGGCGGTGCGAACGCCGGTCTTTCCATTCTACGCATTGAGCCTGGAAAATTGTCGTCAGCAGGTACGGCGCTTTCCTTACGACGGATTTCAACGCGAGGCATGCAGTTTTTTTCCATCGAGAACTATTTGCGGATTATCAGCGGCCAGGACAGGACGCCACGAGCGGCACTTCTTCGTGTCGGGCTCTGGCCTGCGGGAGCGCTTTATGCTGCCGCGATGGTGCTTCGCAACAAAGCGTATGATTGGCGCTGGCTGCGGACCGAGCAAGTGGAAGTGCCGGTCATCTCGGTGGGGAATCTCACCCTGGGAGGAACCGGGAAGACGCCGTTTGTTGCCTGGCTTGCCCGATGGTTTCGTCGTCACGGCGTCCGGGTGAGTATCGTCAGCCGGGGATACGGGGCGGAGGAGGGGAGTCGCAATGACGAGGCCAAAGCCCTCGAATGGGCGCTGCCGGATGTGCCGCACCTTCAGAATCCCGATCGGGTGGCGGCTGCCCGAACGGCCATCACGGAACTGGAGACCGAGCTCATCCTGCTGGATGACGCGTTCCAGCACCGCAGAATCGCCCGAGATCTGGATATTGTGCTTCTGGATGCCCTCCAACCATTCGGATTTGGGCATGTCGTTCCCCGGGGTTTACTCCGGGAACCCCTCCGGGGAATCCGTCGTGCCCAAATCGTGATCCTTTCTCGGGCCGATCTCGTCTCGCAAGACCTCCGGGAAGAAATTCGGCAGAGGGTGGCCAAACTCCATCCCAGCGCCATCTGGGCAGAAATACGCCAGCAGCCAACCGCGTGGGTCAACGCAGCGGGAGACGCGCAGACGCTGGAGTCATTTCACCCCGACAAAGTCCTGGCTTTTTGCGGCATCGGCAATCCAGAGGCCTTTCGACGAACGCTCGAACGGCTTCAATTCACGCTGGATCCCGGAGCTGTACGCGTCTTCCCGGACCATCACCCGTACACCCGGGAAGATGTCGGCGATCTGACGCGGTGGGCGGAACAGATGCAGGCAAAAGCGGTGGTGTGCACGGAAAAGGACCTGGTGAAGATCGGGCTTACGCACCTGGGAAAGATCCCGCTGTGGGCCCTGCGGATTGAGGTGGCCTTTATCTCAGGACTTTCGGACGTGGAAGCCGCGCTCCAGCCCTTGGTGGAACGAGTCATCCGGAATCGGGAGAGCAGGTAATGGTCGCCGGTGGGGCGGGCGGCACCTGTTCAGACATCACCCCCGGGGATACTGGCGACAGTATTCATACAGCGCGATGGCGGTCGCGGTTGCCACGTTGTGGGCATAGGGCAAGCCATACACAGGGATTTCCACCACGTGATCCAGCATTGCCAGAATTTCCTCTTCGATGCCCAAGCGCTCGTGTCCCACCACGAGAACACACCGCCGCGGAAAAGTGAATTCATAGATGCAGGTCGAGTCTGTTGTTTGTTCCAGGCCAATAAGAGGATAGCCTTCACCCTTGAGCTTCTTCAGGACCGGCGGAAGCGTGCGGTGAAACTCAATCTGAAGTTCGGGGCCTGTGTCCCGGGCGATTTCGGGAAGAATCCGTGCGTTGCCGCAACAGATGAGACGCCGGATCCCGCAGCAGCCTGCCGCCCGCACGATCCGGGACAGATTGACGTTACTCTTCATGGGCGGGCAGGCTACGATGAGCTCCCGCGGCCGTTCCAATTGAATCGGCTGCTTGTGACGTTGCTGGACGAATCGGGTCATCGGCGGTCAGGAGGCTTTCTCGGGGGAAGTGCTCGATGGGGGATTGTGTGAGGGGCTGGCGGAGCACTCCTGGGGAGAGGTTGTCGGTGCGGCGGTTGTTTTTTTGTCCCACCCCAGCATCGCCGATCCCTGGGTGAGCCCGGCGTCCACGTAGCCTTTGAGGCGTTTAAGCAGCCGTCGGGCCCAGGCGTATTCCAGCCCGAGGATGGCAAGCCCCATAGGAATAACCAGCGTGGCAGGTCCAGGGGCAACGATCATGATCACGCCCACCAGCAGCAGTGTCAACCCGACGATTGTAATGACGATCCGTCGGACCCAGCGAATGCCGATACGCAGCAGGACGCGGTCGAGCCAACTGAGCGAGGCCAACAAATCTTCCAGAGCGGCGGTTGGCTGGCCCTCGGGCGTGAATTCAATGTGCGGGGACTCCTTCCCGGCGAGGCTATTTTGGAGCGGTGTCCACATCGATTTCTCCTTTCCTCGTGCTTCTTGCGGAGTTTGCACCTATTCACAATCATAAAGCCAGGAACGCCATGTGCGGCAAGATGAGTTCCCTGCCTGAAAGGTGCTCCTGAAATACCGTGAGAATAACGGCTGCCCTGTCAAACGAAAAGGAATTAGCACGATGGACGTAAGAAACCTCAACGAAGTCCCGGCCTTTATCACAAAGGATGGCTCCGAGATCCGCGAACTTCTCTCTTATAGGAATTCGTGCATTCGCAACCAATCTTTGGCCGAGGCACGGCTTCCCCCCGGTGGCAGCACACAAGGCCACCATCATATCAAAACAGAAGAAATTTACTACATTTTGGAAGGTTTTGCCCGAATGCAGGTGGGTGACGAAATCCGCGATGTCGGTCCCGGTGATGCCATCGCGATCCCACCTGGAGTGTATCATCAGATCACCAACACGGGGACAACCACGCTTCGTTTTCTGTGCTGCTGCGCCCCCTGTTACGAGCACGAGGACACGGTCATTCGCGCGTGAGGTGGCTTGGAAAGGACGCATACTTTCGTGGGTTGAGAAGGGCTTCGGTAGGTCCCACTATCGAGAATCGGGGAGGGGGTTGTGCCACCTTGGACGAGTCAGGACTTTCTCGTAATTGCGGCTCAACGGATGCATGCCGCGGATGTACTATTCCAATACGGGTTATATTTGGATGCCGCATACATTGTAGGTTATGCTGTGGAATGTTCCCTGAAGGCGCTGATTATGGAGCACACGGCAGTCGAGAAACGGTCGCAGCAACTCGCCAGGATCACCCGTGGTGCTACGATGCATCGGCCGGAAACGCTCGTAGGTATTCTGCATGGTGAATTAGGAGTGCAGCTGCCGGAAAAGATTGTAGAAAGATTTCGTCGGCAGTCATTCGCATGGAGTGTTGATTTACGCTACGAAACGGGCCGCGGAGATAAGAACGCGACAGAAGCTTTGTTCGAGACGGCGAGGATGATCTACGAGTTCGTGTCCCAACAATTGTCGGGGGGATCGTCATGAGTCAAAGCACTGAGCCGCGTTGGCAGACAATGCGTACAGAAGAGTCATGCATTGTCGAGACGGTACTCAAAGAGGCCGGCTTCCACCAGGTGGATGCGTATCGATATAACCCCGGTTCGATTCGAGTTCGTGTCATCGACCCGCGTTTCGCGAACCTTTCCGAGGACGAACGGGCAGATCTGGTGGAACCTCATTTGAAGCGTGTTCCCGAGGATATTCGCCGAAAGATTATTATGCTCCTGGCGTTTGCACCAGAAGAGTTGGAGTTCCAATCACACCCAACGACAACAAATTGGAAATTCCTGTTCCTCAACGAAGAGTTTGAGAACCCCAGTCCTTCCCTGCTGTAATTCCTTAGGCTTTGCGTGGGAATACAATCGCGACATGTAAGTCACCACCGACAGAGCCAACCCGCAAGACTTGCAATTCGTGCAGTGTCCCTGCCTACTCTGACGGGTTCAGGCATTGATAGGGGCAATTCGTGAATTGCCCCGACCAGGGATTGTCACGTCGTACGACCAAGTCTCACCGGGCACGACAAGCGTGCCCCTCCGACCTTGGGAAAATCCTTCGCGGGGAAACATTGCCTCGGAGGGACCTGCATGTCGGGTCCGCTTGTCAACCTTGGATGATCCACTCTAATTTACTCGCGCTCCGGTAGGGGCGATTCATGAATCACCCCTACAACACATGGCGATTTTGCCTTTTTCGCGATTTTCACATAAAGTGGGGACGCGGCAAGTGCTTGTCACCGCCGGCAGAGTTGCTCCGCGGGCGGGATGCCGACCCTGTTCGGTCACGCGAGATGCTGCTTAATCGCCTGTTGTGGGCAAAGGGCCATGGGTGAACGCCGGAAAGAGATCACGGGTTGGATCCAGACTGCGGGGAAGGCGGGGGTAACTCTTCGGCGACAATGCGAAAGCCGACGTTGAAGACTCGCGCATAAGGTGGATAGGCGAGCCGGAATGAAGAAGTGGCACGCTTTGGCCGATCGTACCAAGAACCGCCACGCACCACCCGGCATTCAGACGAGTCTCCATCATTTCGCCCATCATTTTCAGAATAGGGATAGCCTCGGTAGCAGGAAAGCGTCCATTCCCACACATTGCCGTGCATGTCGTAAAGGCCACAGGGATTCGGCCGATAGGAGCCAACAGGCATGGAAACCAGCCCGCCGTCATTCCATCGCGGGTCTTTGGGAATCCAGTCATCGAACGGGTTTGGGTTGGGAATGATTCTCACCTGGATGTAGGTGTCGATGACGAATTCGCTCAACTTTTTGTCCGCCAAATTGGCATAACTGGAGAAGTCATCGTCCGATGTGCCATACCAGAAGGGCTTTTCACTTCCGGCCCGGCAGGCGTATTCCCATTCTGCTTCACTGGGAAGACGAAAGCGAACTCCGTGACGTTGCGACAGCCAATCGCAGAACGCAACCGCCTGGTGCCATGTCACGCGGACGACAGGCTGTTCCGGTTGATCGAGCGGCAGCCCGTGAAATCCAAACTGATACCCGT
This is a stretch of genomic DNA from Thermogutta terrifontis. It encodes these proteins:
- a CDS encoding cupin domain-containing protein is translated as MDVRNLNEVPAFITKDGSEIRELLSYRNSCIRNQSLAEARLPPGGSTQGHHHIKTEEIYYILEGFARMQVGDEIRDVGPGDAIAIPPGVYHQITNTGTTTLRFLCCCAPCYEHEDTVIRA
- the hypD gene encoding hydrogenase formation protein HypD; translation: MKYLAEFRDAQAVKAWLERLRGTVTRPWTIMEICGGQTHSFLRFGLDELLPREITLVHGPGCPVCVTPIELIDRAVAIASLPGVIFCSFGDMLRVPGSRSDLFRVKAQGGDVRVVYSPLDAVTLARRNPQREVVFFAVGFETTAPANAMAVWQAAQWSLKNFSVLVAHVRVPPAIEAILSSPQCQVRGFLAAGHVCTVMGTAEYEPIARRYRVPIVVTGFEPLDLLQGLTMCVEQLERNQAEVTIQYRRSVRPEGNPAAKAQIERVFQVVDRAWRGIGVIPQSGLGLRPEFAEFDAEKKFAAAELLAEESPECIAGEVLQGHKKPPECPAFGTRCTPEHPLGAPMVSSEGACAAYYRYRRAHAATG
- a CDS encoding RNA methyltransferase — encoded protein: MTRFVQQRHKQPIQLERPRELIVACPPMKSNVNLSRIVRAAGCCGIRRLICCGNARILPEIARDTGPELQIEFHRTLPPVLKKLKGEGYPLIGLEQTTDSTCIYEFTFPRRCVLVVGHERLGIEEEILAMLDHVVEIPVYGLPYAHNVATATAIALYEYCRQYPRG
- a CDS encoding PGPGW domain-containing protein; protein product: MWTPLQNSLAGKESPHIEFTPEGQPTAALEDLLASLSWLDRVLLRIGIRWVRRIVITIVGLTLLLVGVIMIVAPGPATLVIPMGLAILGLEYAWARRLLKRLKGYVDAGLTQGSAMLGWDKKTTAAPTTSPQECSASPSHNPPSSTSPEKAS
- the lpxK gene encoding tetraacyldisaccharide 4'-kinase, with protein sequence MQFFSIENYLRIISGQDRTPRAALLRVGLWPAGALYAAAMVLRNKAYDWRWLRTEQVEVPVISVGNLTLGGTGKTPFVAWLARWFRRHGVRVSIVSRGYGAEEGSRNDEAKALEWALPDVPHLQNPDRVAAARTAITELETELILLDDAFQHRRIARDLDIVLLDALQPFGFGHVVPRGLLREPLRGIRRAQIVILSRADLVSQDLREEIRQRVAKLHPSAIWAEIRQQPTAWVNAAGDAQTLESFHPDKVLAFCGIGNPEAFRRTLERLQFTLDPGAVRVFPDHHPYTREDVGDLTRWAEQMQAKAVVCTEKDLVKIGLTHLGKIPLWALRIEVAFISGLSDVEAALQPLVERVIRNRESR
- a CDS encoding HEPN domain-containing protein produces the protein MPPWTSQDFLVIAAQRMHAADVLFQYGLYLDAAYIVGYAVECSLKALIMEHTAVEKRSQQLARITRGATMHRPETLVGILHGELGVQLPEKIVERFRRQSFAWSVDLRYETGRGDKNATEALFETARMIYEFVSQQLSGGSS
- a CDS encoding HypC/HybG/HupF family hydrogenase formation chaperone, yielding MCLGVPGKIIQKYDREGLPYAQVDFGGIAKEICLAYVPEAEVGEYVIVHVGFAISRLDEAEAMEQLALLREMEAAGEESPWPPVSEETETSS
- a CDS encoding carbamoyltransferase HypF, producing MSDSTTEATAATSLARWRIHVTGVVQGIGFRPFVYRTARKHGLTGWVRNASDGVTLEVQGSRNQLMPFWEEFLHHRPAGVVYETLEKTELPPLAPEEPTFQILPSREGGVRQPTIPPDLATCAECLAELRDPADRRYQYPFINCTHCGPRWSIIEGVPYDRPLTSMKIFPMCGECESEYHNPADRRFHAQPVACPACGPHVELRSASGELLAERETAIRLAAQTIREGQVLGLKGLGGFQLICDAGNEAAVQTLRQRKRRPDKPFALMMTEEMLRQVCEEPSEAVWRWLRSPTAPIVLLRRRHNLTDHTGKPATGNAPLTSSDERRNQATTSPAEDFRPENGVCPVAEAVAPGNPYLGVMLPYTPLHHLLMEAVGRPIVCTSGNLTEEPMAIANDEAFQRLGKIADVFLVHNRPIVRPVDDSVMAEGEPDDIFLIRRARGFAPRPIRLAAKGPVVLATGGHLKNVVGLALEDQAILSAHVGDLDNLLAWEAHRRAVEDLLRFFQAVPEVVACDLHPDYASTRVAEEFACRLKAPLFRWQHHVVHFAACLAEWETPRSDPAFDGVLAPQPGPLEIEQRTTRPLPVPLLGVIWDGTGYGIDGTVWGGEFFLFDGRSFQRVAHLRPFPLPGGEVVVRQPRRSLLGLLAACGMAERELDSPDGLLRNLFTETEARILLHSVARGIQCPQTSSMGRLFDAVAALLGLGARISFEGQAAMALQFSAEQVYFSSAGPLSSGTRGPNPRAAGEVPGDAFMPSVHRFALTKGRPIVLDWQPVLKSLVAGLRAGVPRERLALDFHRQLVEAVLTVAEQFNVQGLMFSGGCFQNQLLRRLLAAACRVRGVTPWFARRIPPGDGGLALGQIWLTRRALQGDFIPGRGGVAENVNKDSNEKD